The proteins below come from a single Tachypleus tridentatus isolate NWPU-2018 chromosome 13, ASM421037v1, whole genome shotgun sequence genomic window:
- the LOC143239274 gene encoding uncharacterized protein LOC143239274, translating into MRLTITRIRDMFETNGTVQDVLENRGCPTVLHEKQSCWKVSTDFQENPFGKQPVRLESPNEGASYTLKRVHWKSFIPTLVHALNEDDPDWRVEFCEWYLAKSAEDVQFLNKIVWSDEATFKLNGLVNRHSCTYWALQNPHITVEHHVNLLGVTV; encoded by the coding sequence ATGAGACTTACCATTACTCGCATCAGGGATatgtttgaaacaaatggaactgttcaagacgtTCTGGAAAACCGTGGTTGTCCAACTGTCCTACATGAAAAGCAGAGTTGTTGGAAAGTCTCCACCGATTTCCAAGAAAATCCATTCGGCAAACAGCCCGTGAGACTAGAATCCCCAAACGAGGGTGCGTCGTATACATTGAAGCGagttcattggaaaagttttattccgACATTAGTCCACGCCCtcaatgaagatgatcctgactggagagttgaattttgtgagtggtatctggcaaaatctgcagaggatgTACAGTTTCTTaacaagattgtctggagcgatgaggccacatttaagttaaatggctTAGTTAATCGCCACAGTTGCACCTACTGGGCACTTCAGAACCCGCATATTACGGTTGAACACCACGTAAACTTACTAGGGGTTACAGTGTGA